The following proteins come from a genomic window of Coffea arabica cultivar ET-39 chromosome 11c, Coffea Arabica ET-39 HiFi, whole genome shotgun sequence:
- the LOC140016505 gene encoding uncharacterized protein, translated as MFTRTFWKELFKLLGTGLHYCSAYHPQTDGQTKRLNQCVEAYLRCDLVFLKLQPYRQQTIAIRKCLKLAARFYGPFQVEAKVGPVACRLKLPAEARIHPVFHVSLLKKKIGLVQQVSKTLPEFDNADQCPRQPEAVLQRRVILHNGQPVIQLLIKWCQLGAEEASWEDKDFILSQFPHFQS; from the exons ATGTTCACCAGAACCTTTTGGAAGGAGTTGTTCAAATTATTAGGAACTGGTCTGCATTACTGTTCAgcttatcatcctcagactgaCGGCCAAACTAAGAGGCTGAATCAGTGTGTTGAGGCTTATCTCAGAT GTGATTTAGTATTCCTCAAGTTGCAGCCCTACAGACAGCAAACTATTGCCATCAGGAAATGCCTTAAACTGGCTGCCAGGTTCTATGGCCCTTTTCAGGTGGAAGCTAAGGTAGGACCAGTGGCCTGCCGCCTCAAATTGCCTGCAGAAGCCAGAATCCACCCTGTCTTCCATGTGTCATTGCTGAAGAAAAAGATTGGACTAGTACAACAGGTGTCAAAGACTTTGCCTGAATTTGACAATGCTGACCAATGTCCCCGACAACCAGAAGCTGTGTTGCAAAGGAGAGTAATTCTGCACAATGGACAACCAGTTATTCAGCTTTTAATCAAATGGTGCCAATTGGGAGCGGAAGAAGCATCTTGGGAAGATAAGGATTTCATCCTATCCCAATTTCCTCATTTCCAGTCTTGA